The Dreissena polymorpha isolate Duluth1 chromosome 10, UMN_Dpol_1.0, whole genome shotgun sequence genome includes a region encoding these proteins:
- the LOC127847291 gene encoding uncharacterized protein LOC127847291 isoform X2, whose product MATFSQSIIDKGSDIFHDFLCNTCADKKLDNTADFYCESCVKFYCGKCIRPHSQLFTKHDTFGRGDMKKWPVTKKVEDFLLKCDVHKDKNLEMFCSEHSELCCKHCEFLNHRHCKKVTLISDIVKSQSTDLQQLSISIQSILKEMKKLQDSQEASIQSVQSSYDEQLRRIEETRQTINAALATIEQKTLKEMKDTLTKLQASSKSDVDECIRLRDELTQLRDAIQDISDKSKLELSFIATRKCEDKIEQSTTFLNTNSLQDKFYITFQPNSEIVQYLSKLSGLGRIEHSTKTLMVQENPNKVITVLRKSENNVKIPSDSKECWITGILALPDGQVLVVDYNNDNVKLLDQQYHVVNHCSMTQWPLDICQITSSEVAVTVDDRNNKHEVQFITVNNRQLRKGRKLQLLHRCNGIAFHQGDLYITSLTALYKYTLNGKLVSKMYEDTSYYYTDSACAVSPTGDKLYITQYPQHKLLILARDGSVLATFTDPALQFPRCIHVTPAGQVLVCGEIFANPFILQVDSAGKRKLATLGMEKNCLLTPESICYNRHTASIIVGGRNYNSIMVFKVQ is encoded by the exons ATGGCAACCTTTTCACAATCTATCATTGACAAGGGCTCTGACATTTTCCACGACTTCTTGTGCAACACCTGTGCAGACAAGAAACTTGATAATACAGCTGATTTCTACTGTGAATCTTGTGTTAAGTTTTATTGTGGAAAATGTATCCGCCCACACAGccagttgtttacaaaacatgaCACCTTTGGAAGGGGAgatatgaagaaatggccagtgACCAAAAAGGTGGAAGATTTTCTACTGAAATGTGATGTCCATAAAGATAAAAACCTCGAAATGTTTTGTTCTGAACACAGTGAGCTGTGCTGCAAACATTGTGAATTCCTAAATCACAG ACACTGCAAAAAGGTAACTCTTATATCCGACATCGTAAAAAGTCAGTCTACAGACCTTCAGCAACTGTCAATTTCAATCCAAAGTATTCTAAAAGAAATGAAGAAACTTCAAGACAGCCAGGAGGCTAGCATTCAGTCTGTGCAAAGTTCATATGATGAGCAGTTACGCAGGATAGAGGAAACTCGGCAAACAATAAATGCAGCCTTAGCCACGATTGAACAGAAGACACTGAAGGAAATGAAAGATACTCTAACCAAACTGCAAGCCTCTTCCAAAAGTGATGTTGACGAATGCATCAGGCTAAGGGATGAATTGACACAACTTCGAGATGCCATACAGGACATTAGTGATAAAAGCAAACTGGAACTATCCTTTATAGCCACCAGGAAATGCGAGGACAAAATAGAACAGTCTACAACTTTTCTGAACACGAACTCTCTTCAGGATAAATTCTATATAACATTCCAGCCTAACAGTGAAATTGTACAGTACTTGTCCAAGCTGTCAGGTCTTGGGAGGATAGAACACAGTACCAAGACATTGATGGTACAAGAAAATCCAAACAAGGTAATCACTGTGCTGAGGAAGtctgaaaacaatgtgaaaatacCAAGTGATTCAAAGGAATGCTGGATCACAGGCATCCTTGCCCTCCCAGACGGACAAGTCCTGGTTGTAGACTACAATAATGACAATGTCAAGCTTCTTGACCAGCAGTACCATGTGGTAAATCACTGTAGTATGACTCAATGGCCCTTGGATATATGTCAGATCACATCGAGTGAGGTGGCTGTGACTGTGGATGATCGAAATAACaaacatgaggtccagtttatcacagtcaaCAACAGGCAGCTGAGGAAAGGAAGAAAGCTTCAGTTACTACATAGATGTAACGGTATTGCCTTCCACCAGGGGGACCTGTATATTACTTCTTTGACTGCACTGTACAAGTATACGCTGAATGGGAAACTTGTCAGCAAGATGTATGAGGATACATCATATTATTATACAG ATAGTgcgtgtgctgtgagtcccacaggggacaagtTGTACATCACACAATACCCCCAGCACAAGCTCCTCATCCTGGCCAGGGATGGTTCAGTCCTGGCCACCTTCACTGACCCTGCACTACAATTCCCACGTTGTATACACGTGACACCTGCAGGACAGGTGCTCGTTTGTGGAGAAATATTCGCCAATCCCTTCATCCTACAGGTGGACAGTGCGGGCAAAAGGAAGCTGGCTACTCTTGGTATGGAGAAGAACTGTTTGCTGACCCCAGAATCCATCTGCTACAACAGACACACTGCTTCCATCATTGTGGGAGGACGTAATTACAACAGCATCATGGTGTTCAAAGTGCAATAG
- the LOC127847293 gene encoding uncharacterized protein LOC127847293 isoform X1, whose protein sequence is MATFSQATIDKGSDIVQDFLCSTCEDKKLDTTADFYCESCVKFYCEICINMHSQLFTKHAPFGRGYLKKWPVAKKVEDFLLKCDVHTKENLTMFCDEHSELCCTNCALLNHRQCKRITLISDKVKSQSTHLQKLTVSIKKILKKMKKLQENKEACIDFVQSSYDEQLYTIQETRRKINATLDTIEQKTLTEMKDTLTKLQASSKSDVDKCIRLWEELKQLREAIQDLNDKSRLGLSFIANKKGEAKIKQSETFLKKSSLQVKVLIRFQPNSDIVQYLSKLPGLGRIDSTQTLMVQEHPNNVLTVQGKSVHNVRISSDSDECKITAICVLQDGQFLVADSNNKKVKLFDKQYQVVSHWSASAYPRDMCPITPSEVAVNVDGTNTHEVQFISVDNMQLVAGRTLQLQHSCCGVTFHQGDLYMSCWNALYKNTLSENIVCKMYEDTSGSYTVYKCAVSPTGDKLYITNYSHNKLLTLARDGSVLATFTDHALINPNGVHMTPAGQVLVCGYWSHNMLQMDNRGRRKLATLVTLEDGVECPMSACYNRHTASIIVGLDHNSSILVFKVE, encoded by the exons ATGGCAACTTTTTCACAAGCCACCATTGACAAGGGATCTGACATTGTCCAAGACTTCTTGTGCTCGACCTGTGAAGATAAGAAACTGGATACCACGGCTGATTTCTACTGTGAATCATGCGTGAAGTTTTACTGTGAAATTTGTATTAACATGCACAGccagttgtttacaaaacatgcCCCCTTTGGAAGGGGATATTTGAAGAAATGGCCGGTTGCCAAGAAGGTGGAAGATTTTCTTCTGAAATGTGATGTCCATACGAAAGAAAACCTGACAATGTTTTGTGATGAACACAGTGAGCTCTGCTGCACAAATTGTGCATTACTTAATCACAG ACAGTGCAAAAGGATAACTCTTATATCCGACAAAGTAAAAAGTCAGTCCACACACCTTCAAAAACTGACAGTTTCTATCAAAAAAATTCTGAAGAAAATGAAGAAACTTCAAGAAAACAAAGAGGCTTGCATTGATTTTGTGCAAAGTTCATATGATGAGCAGTTATACACGATACAGGAAACTCGCAGAAAAATAAATGCAACCTTAGACACGATTGAACAGAAAACACTGACGGAAATGAAAGATACTTTGACCAAACTTCAAGCCTCTTCCAAAAGTGATGTTGACAAATGCATCAGGCTTTGGGAAGAATTGAAACAACTTCGAGAGGCCATACAGGACTTAAATGATAAAAGCAGGCTGGGACTATCCTTTATAGCTAACAAAAAAGGCGAGGCCAAAATAAAACAGTCTGAAACTTTTCTGAAGAAAAGCTCTCttcaggttaaagttttgataaGATTCCAGCCTAACAGTGACATTGTGCAGTACTTGTCCAAACTGCCAGGTCTTGGGAGAATAGACAGTACACAAACATTGATGGTACAAGAGCATCCAAACAATGTGTTAACTGTGCAGGGGAAGTCTGTACACAATGTGAGAATATCAAGTGATTCAGATGAATGCAAAATCACAGCCATCTGTGTTCTGCAGGATGGACAGTTCCTGGTTGCAGATAGCAACAATAAGAAAGTCAAGCTGTTTGACAAGCAGTACCAGGTTGTGAGTCATTGGAGTGCGAGTGCCTATCCAAGAGATATGTGTCCTATCACGCCCAGTGAGGTGGCTGTAAATGTGGATGGTACCAAcacacatgaggtccagtttatctcagtggacaacatgcAGCTGGTGGCAGGAAGGACGCTTCAGTTACAACATTCATGTTGTGGTGTTACCTTTCACCAGGGAGACCTTTATATGTCTTGTTGGAATGCATTGTACAAGAACACGCTTAGTGAAAATATTGTCTGCAAGATGTATGAGGACACATCAGGCAGCTATACAG TTTataagtgtgctgtgagtcccacaggggacaagtTATACATCACTAACTACTCCCATAACAAGCTCCTAACCTTGGCCAGAGATGGTTCAGTCCTGGCCACCTTTACTGACCATGCGCTTATAAACCCAAATGGTGTACACATgacacctgcaggccaggtgctggtatgTGGATACTGGTCCCACAATATGCTACAGATGGACAATCGGGGGAGAAGGAAGCTAGCCACTCTTGTGACACTTGAGGATGGAGTGGAGTGTCCAATGTCAGCCTGCTACAACAGACACACTGCCTCCATCATTGTTGGACTTGATCATAACAGCAGCATACTAGTGTTTaaagtggaatag
- the LOC127847293 gene encoding uncharacterized protein LOC127847293 isoform X2, with the protein MKKLQENKEACIDFVQSSYDEQLYTIQETRRKINATLDTIEQKTLTEMKDTLTKLQASSKSDVDKCIRLWEELKQLREAIQDLNDKSRLGLSFIANKKGEAKIKQSETFLKKSSLQVKVLIRFQPNSDIVQYLSKLPGLGRIDSTQTLMVQEHPNNVLTVQGKSVHNVRISSDSDECKITAICVLQDGQFLVADSNNKKVKLFDKQYQVVSHWSASAYPRDMCPITPSEVAVNVDGTNTHEVQFISVDNMQLVAGRTLQLQHSCCGVTFHQGDLYMSCWNALYKNTLSENIVCKMYEDTSGSYTVYKCAVSPTGDKLYITNYSHNKLLTLARDGSVLATFTDHALINPNGVHMTPAGQVLVCGYWSHNMLQMDNRGRRKLATLVTLEDGVECPMSACYNRHTASIIVGLDHNSSILVFKVE; encoded by the exons ATGAAGAAACTTCAAGAAAACAAAGAGGCTTGCATTGATTTTGTGCAAAGTTCATATGATGAGCAGTTATACACGATACAGGAAACTCGCAGAAAAATAAATGCAACCTTAGACACGATTGAACAGAAAACACTGACGGAAATGAAAGATACTTTGACCAAACTTCAAGCCTCTTCCAAAAGTGATGTTGACAAATGCATCAGGCTTTGGGAAGAATTGAAACAACTTCGAGAGGCCATACAGGACTTAAATGATAAAAGCAGGCTGGGACTATCCTTTATAGCTAACAAAAAAGGCGAGGCCAAAATAAAACAGTCTGAAACTTTTCTGAAGAAAAGCTCTCttcaggttaaagttttgataaGATTCCAGCCTAACAGTGACATTGTGCAGTACTTGTCCAAACTGCCAGGTCTTGGGAGAATAGACAGTACACAAACATTGATGGTACAAGAGCATCCAAACAATGTGTTAACTGTGCAGGGGAAGTCTGTACACAATGTGAGAATATCAAGTGATTCAGATGAATGCAAAATCACAGCCATCTGTGTTCTGCAGGATGGACAGTTCCTGGTTGCAGATAGCAACAATAAGAAAGTCAAGCTGTTTGACAAGCAGTACCAGGTTGTGAGTCATTGGAGTGCGAGTGCCTATCCAAGAGATATGTGTCCTATCACGCCCAGTGAGGTGGCTGTAAATGTGGATGGTACCAAcacacatgaggtccagtttatctcagtggacaacatgcAGCTGGTGGCAGGAAGGACGCTTCAGTTACAACATTCATGTTGTGGTGTTACCTTTCACCAGGGAGACCTTTATATGTCTTGTTGGAATGCATTGTACAAGAACACGCTTAGTGAAAATATTGTCTGCAAGATGTATGAGGACACATCAGGCAGCTATACAG TTTataagtgtgctgtgagtcccacaggggacaagtTATACATCACTAACTACTCCCATAACAAGCTCCTAACCTTGGCCAGAGATGGTTCAGTCCTGGCCACCTTTACTGACCATGCGCTTATAAACCCAAATGGTGTACACATgacacctgcaggccaggtgctggtatgTGGATACTGGTCCCACAATATGCTACAGATGGACAATCGGGGGAGAAGGAAGCTAGCCACTCTTGTGACACTTGAGGATGGAGTGGAGTGTCCAATGTCAGCCTGCTACAACAGACACACTGCCTCCATCATTGTTGGACTTGATCATAACAGCAGCATACTAGTGTTTaaagtggaatag